In Streptomyces sp. Li-HN-5-11, the sequence GGTGAAGTCCGCGGCGCTCAGACCGACCGGTGAACTGGGCCGGTCGGGGTGGGAGGCCGTCTCCGCGACGGAGAGCGCGAAGGGGACGTTCTTCTCGAATTCCCGCTCGATGAGCTTCTCGTCGTCGGGGAAGTTGAAGACCGACTGGCAGTCCGCCGCGTTCCAGGCGTCGTTCGGGTCCAGGTCGGACGCCGTTTGGCAGGTCGACATCTCAGGGGTGAACATCGCCATGCCGTTGACGTTCCCGGCGTGGCCGTCCGCCTCACCGTTGGTGGTGTAGAGCTCCGAGGAGACCTGCGAACGGTAGCCGGGGATCGCCGGGTTGTCCGGCGTGCCGGCGAGTGCCCTGTAGAGGACGTCGTCCGGAGTCGGGGTCGCCACCTGCCAGCCGACGCCGTAGAGGAGGAGCTCGGCGGCGGAGTGGTAGTTGATGCCGTAGGTGAAGTGGACGCGCTTCTCGAACCGGTCGAGCGCCCGGGTCTCGGGCTCGGAGCCCGGGGCGGCGCCGCGGTAGGTCTCGCTGGTGGGGCTGGGGGACGAACCCTCGTCGTCGTAGCCCCACTTGTAGGCGAAGTTGCGGTTGAGGTCGACGCCGTCGCCCGTGGAGATGACGCCGTCGCCGTTGACGTCCCGCAGGTTCTTGCGCCACAGGCGGGTGCTGGAGTCCTTGAACGTGTAGTCGTAGCCGTCGGGGTTGGCGGACAGGACGAACCACAGCTCGGTGGTGTCGACGATCTTCCTGATGCGCCGGTCGGTCCCGTAGTGGTCCAGGTAGTAGTGCATCAGCCGGCGGGTCATCTCCGGCGTGATCCACTCGCGCGCGTGCTGGTTGGACATGTACAGCACGGAGGGCTTGGCGCCGTCCTTCGTCTTCCGGGCGTTGCTGGTGAGTTTGAGCGCGAGGATGTCCTGGCCGTTCACGGTCCTGCCGATGGACTCGACCTTGGTGAGATTGGGATGGGCCTGGCCGGTCCTGACGATCTCCTCCTTCAGGCCGCCCTTGCCGCCGTAGGGGCGGAACACGCCCTGCGCCGCGTCCGCCACCCGCTTCTCGGCCCGGGCCGACAGCGTGTGCTCGGCGAGACGGACGCCCTGCTTCCGCAGTGTCTGGGCCTGCCGGCCGGTCAGGTAGAGCTCGACGGCGGTACGGCCCTTGCCGCTCACCTGGTCGCCGAGTTCGTGGCCGTCCTGACCCGCCTTCAGCAGCAGGGGTACCTGCTGCTCGGTGACATCGGCGCGGAAGACCCTCACCTCGTCCGGGTCCGGCTGGGGTGAACTCCCGCTGTGCGCCTGCGCGGCGGGTGCGAAGTTCGCTCCGCCCAGCAGCAGCGCGCCGACAGCGAGGATCGATCTCGCTCTGTGTCTCATGAACCCCCCTGGTGTGGGTTCGCCACGGCAGCGAACTCTGCCAGGCTCATGACAGTTCATGATCCAGTCAAGGGCGCGTCAAGGACAGGGAAACGCCGGTGCGGTCGCCCAAATGGGCCAAGGCACCGGCGCGTTGAAGAGGGACCCGGAGAGGGCGTGTTCGGCAACGGGCCTAGCCCGCCATATTGTCCGCAAGCTCCTCGCTGAGGTTGGCCTCGGTGCCCGGGATGCCCAGGTCGGAGGCGCGTTTGTCGGCCATGGCCAGCAGCCGGCGGATACGGCCGGCCACGGCGTCCTTGGTCAGCGGCGGGTCGGCGAGCGCGCCGAGCTCCTCCAGGGAAGCCTGCTTGTGCTCCATGCGCAGCCTGCCCGCGGCGGCGAGGTGCTCGGGGACGTCGTCGCCGAGGATCTCCAGGGCGCGCTGGACCCGGGCACCGGCGGCGACGGCCGCCCTGGCCGAGCGTCGCAGGTTGGCGTCGTCGAAGTTGGCCAGACGGTTCGCCGTGGCGCGGACCTCGCGGCGCATCCGCCGCTCCTCCCAGGCCAGTACGGACTCATGGGCGCCGAGGCGGGTGAGCAGGGCGCCGATGGCGTCGCCGTCGCGGACGACGACCCGGTCCACGCCCCGGACCTCGCGGGCCTTGGCGGCGATGGACAGCCGGCGGGCGGCGCCCACCAGCGCGAGCGCGGCCTCCGGTCCCGGGCAGGTCACCTCCAGGGAGGAGGAGCGGCCGGGCTCGGTGAGCGAGCCGTGCGCCAGGAAGGCCCCGCGCCAGGCGGCCTCGGCGTCGCAGGTGGCTCCCGAGACCACCTGCGGGGGCAGGCCGCGGATCGGGCGGCCCCGCCCGTCGACGAGACCGGTCTGGCGGGCCAGCTGGTCGCCGCCCGCGACCACGCGCACGACGTAGCGCGAACCGCGGCGCAGTCCGCCGGGTGCCATCACGATCAGCTCGGAGCTGTGGCCGAAAATCTCCAGGATGTCCCGCTTGAGGCGCCGGGCCGCCATCGCGGTGTCCAGCTCCGCCTCG encodes:
- the whiA gene encoding DNA-binding protein WhiA is translated as MAMTAAVKDEISRLPVTRTCCRKAEVSAILRFAGGLHLVSGRIVIEAELDTAMAARRLKRDILEIFGHSSELIVMAPGGLRRGSRYVVRVVAGGDQLARQTGLVDGRGRPIRGLPPQVVSGATCDAEAAWRGAFLAHGSLTEPGRSSSLEVTCPGPEAALALVGAARRLSIAAKAREVRGVDRVVVRDGDAIGALLTRLGAHESVLAWEERRMRREVRATANRLANFDDANLRRSARAAVAAGARVQRALEILGDDVPEHLAAAGRLRMEHKQASLEELGALADPPLTKDAVAGRIRRLLAMADKRASDLGIPGTEANLSEELADNMAG